The genomic window CGACGGCTTTAAATATAATCCTTATATATTTTAACATTCTACATCTAAGGATGAAGACATCAACAGTATTTGCCTCGGCCATGGTGTTGGGACTATTCTTCTGTCCGCTGAGGAGCGCAGCGGGAGGTAGCTTCCAGGGCGCCTCTCCGCACCCATACAAATACAACTCCAGCCCCAACGAGTCGGAGCGCTCACCGCAGCAGCCACCACAGAACGGATTTGTCTCCCGCCAAATGGGGCCAGTAACGGCCGCTGACGAGGTTCTAGAATCCAGCCAAGAAGCCCTACACGTCACGGAGCGCCGGTACCTCAAACTGGACTGGTGCAAAACGCAGCCGCTGAAACAGGCGATCCACGAGGAAGGATGCCTCAGCCGCACTATAATCAATCGTTTCTGTTACGGGCAGTGTAACTCCTTCTACATCCCCCGACACATCTACCAAGATGACGGGGCTTTCCAATCGTGTTCCACSTGTAAACCGAAAACATTCACTACCGTCACCTACACCCTCATCTGTCCAGGCCAGTCACCCAGCACCCAGAYGAAACGCGTCCAGCGCMTAAAGACGTGCCACTGCGCATCCATAGACCTGGATTAGTTAAAGCCAGATGGAATGGACACATTTCGTATAGTCTGTGTTGGTTTGCTTTCCACTGGAATAACTAAAAGGAATAGAGCGAGCGACCAAATGCGTTAAATCAAACGCGCTTCCATTGCAAAAACCGAATATGCACGAGGGAGAAAATGTCCAATCTTAATCCTAAAAGAGATCAAAACACAACGAAAACAAGGGATGGAACTCTTCACAACCATGCCAAAACCCCTAAACGGGCAGCTATGCCAACTCCAACAGACCCCCAGTGTAATGTATGGGACTATAACGACTGGTTTGGCATTATTGTAAATGGCTTATAGCTTCGTGCTTAATACTTTAATATTTCTGGCTTGCGCATAATACAAATAACAGTATCACTGTGGAGACCAGAATGTTTGCGCATGTATGGCATTTAAATAAGGAGAAAAAGCCACACAGTGTGTTCAATTTGACATGGACTTGTTAACTGTTATGAGCCAAAGTGGAGAGAATAAGTATTGTTTCCTTTTTCCTTTWAAAAAATAATCTTTATTGAAGCTTTTCACATTTTACAATTATAAATAGTTCacataaatacaattaaactTTCACATCGATACATTTGAGTTCATAATCACATGACAGGATTTACAGACTTAATAGTGTTCAActgatttcttctttttttagtTCTGtgttgatttgttaaaaaaaataaaatagttgtTTTGATGTCAAAATGCATAATTTCTTCCAAATGTCWCTAAGTATCATTCTCAGTGGACACACTCACTTCAGGAACTCTTGAGGAGTTTGTTGTCAATGAATGTTGTCAATTCATTTTAAACCTGCACTGTTAGACGTCACTTAACGTTCATGCTATTGtattatatatgtacagtatataaagtgGTTGGTGAATAAACTTGTATTTGTACACCTTGTTGAACAGTTTTGGGTTGCTGGGAAGTTGTAATAACAGAGACCGATGGCAAGATACATAGCTGATTGTTATCTATATTGATGTAATGATTGACAGTGGAAATATAAGGTGAAAAACATGATACATTTCTGATATTGAATATCAgaaaacaaacataaacaaatcTACACGAGAAGTTTCCCATACAATCTAGACACACTGTCTTGTTTCATTTGACCAGATATTAATCAGTTATTTGACTgaaaaacatgtattatttttaAACATGAATGTCCTTAGGATGAGGTGGAGAAWCCACCAACTTTTATATGAATATACATTACTCCCATAAAAAATTAACAAGAAAATAGACATCATCCCCCCTGTTGCCAGTATCCTGTTGGTCAGTGAATCCATCTGCAACTTTGTGACCTGTGAACCATAGTATGAGGGGTTTCCTCTAGTCTCCAACAGGGGAAGGTTCAAAGGGCAGTGTTCCAGGCTTGGTCTGTAAGAAGGTGGGCAGGAACAGAGACTGGTATGATCCTGATCACCCTGTGTGGGTGGCTAAAGGGGTGGTAGAGGGTGGGAGAAGTCCCCACTTACCTCACGAATCAACTCATCAATTTTCTCATGAATATcttctctgtcctgttctgtctctcaGCTTGTGGCCACCATGTTAGCTTCCTTCTGGCGCAGCCTGTCTTTCTGTCAGGGCAGAGAAAAGGGGTTTGTTTTTTCCAGTTAGGGACAGTATGCAAACAGTGTCCACATACCACACTATACTGGCTTTTGAAGCCAAGTAAGGAAGTAAAtaagccttgtccgagccagaacggcccatagggcatGAGCCTGTCAGAGTTTTTTGAGGCCCAGTGGAATAATTATTATGATTGGAACAGTAGTTCAATAATTCAATCAAAACCAGGTTCTGGGATAGgtcaaaaaatatattatttcctGTTAACACCGTTTTGTTGAGCCTGAATCCAAACCTAGAAGATGGATGAGGGTTAGCCTGTTTGATCCTATCTATCATATTGTGTAGAGCAGTGGTACTGTTGCTTTGACCCATAGGATCACACtaataactgtactgtatatctctctctatatatattttttccttacCCATCTATTCCCCTAAGCACatgtttttatccaaagtgacttacagtgaaTTAACACATTTTTAGTAGGTGTAAGTGATCCCTGCGGGAATTGAACTTTTCTAGTCTAGGACATACAGGTGAACAGTAATTCATTGAGGTTGTAGGCGTAACTGACAAAGGTTCAAACCCAGGGTGTTCTGCATGCCACAAGACTGAGTTAGCCCTCTAAGAAAAAGCCTAGGCAttaggctgtctcttatacacatctagatgtgtataagagacagcctctctactgtgccttcagaaagagtTCAGACCCATCAactttttcaaacattttgttacgttacaggcttattttccccctcaatctagacacaataccaattaataacaaagcaaaaacaggtttttagaaatgtttactaatttattaaaattaaaaactgaaatatcacatttacactataaacttggcacacctgttggaaggtaaaccttcaatCCAGTCTGAGGTgcttagcactctggagcaggttttcatca from Salvelinus sp. IW2-2015 unplaced genomic scaffold, ASM291031v2 Un_scaffold1332, whole genome shotgun sequence includes these protein-coding regions:
- the LOC112070450 gene encoding gremlin-1 isoform X2 — its product is MVLGLFFCPLRSAAGGSFQGASPHPYKYNSSPNESERSPQQPPQNGFVSRQMGPVTAADEVLESSQEALHVTERRYLKLDWCKTQPLKQAIHEEGCLSRTIINRFCYGQCNSFYIPRHIYQDDGAFQSCSTCKPKTFTTVTYTLICPGQSPSTQXKRVQRJKTCHCASIDLD
- the LOC112070450 gene encoding gremlin-1 isoform X1, whose amino-acid sequence is MKTSTVFASAMVLGLFFCPLRSAAGGSFQGASPHPYKYNSSPNESERSPQQPPQNGFVSRQMGPVTAADEVLESSQEALHVTERRYLKLDWCKTQPLKQAIHEEGCLSRTIINRFCYGQCNSFYIPRHIYQDDGAFQSCSTCKPKTFTTVTYTLICPGQSPSTQXKRVQRJKTCHCASIDLD